TTCTCTGATTCTATGAGTTaggaaaatttaaaaaggtgGTTCCTGCAGCAGGACATAGTACCTTTGGGTCACATTGAGGTGGTGTCATTGCGTGACATGCGTAGCTGCAGCAGTCCACTGACCCCTGATTGTTTGTGTTGCTTGTTAATGGTGGTGAAGTGAGCCGGCGTGTGTTTTGTTCGCAGATTgagattgtttttttcctccgcAGGGTCACCCACGGACAGCCCCCAGCTGTCACCCTTTGACTCCAAGAGCCCCCTCTGCCTCTCGCCCTCCTTCCAGATGTCCACGCTGAGCCTCCCCGGCCAGGCGCCCTCGCCCCTGCAGAGCCCTGTCCTGAGCGAGGTGGGCAGTgccaggctggaggaggaggaggagggtaggAGGAAGGTACACCGTCCCCCTCACCCGCACCCCGTCCTCCCTTCTCGGCAGTGTGCTCTCACCCATCCCCTGCAGCCGCTTCCTTCCTGGAGCCCCAAGCTGCAGTTGTCACTGATTCATGTTCCCTGTCAGGAGCTTTTTTGTGTTCCTCCCCGTTTTTCACCTGTGAACAGTGTTTTCCCATTCTGCCTCGGATTATTTCGGAACAAGACTGCACTGTATTAGGCCCGGAGGCTTGACTGAGGTGGAATGAGAAAAGCACTGTCTGTGCTGAAccctttcttctcttctcttcctaCATGACAGTTGGATTGAGCCACTGAAATCGTAACTGTGCTTCACACTGCTGCTTTGTCTTTGGTGCATGCGCTGCGGTTAAACAAACACCTCCATGTCACCATTTCCCCGCAAGGCCAGCCTGACTGCAGGTCCAttgtgaaaatggaaatctcGTTAGCTGCCAGGGCTTTGTTGGTTATCaacccctcctctcctgcactGCCTTCCTACCTGCCTTCCGACCTCCAGCTCGAACATTCAGAGCTTTCTGTTGCGCATTTTCTTCTGTGGGATTTGagaaataacaaatgaataacTGGAATTAATCTTgagaataaatatatttaatgaattatGGTGGAATTCATTCAAAGTTCTCTCTTCCAGTGTACCATAAAGTTATTTTAGTGAAAATGAGCACCTAGCAATTTCTCCTAAGGTTGATGTCAATTTATGATCCTTTCTTACAATGTAtgtaatgcctttttttttgtggtctgaGCTAATCAGACTATCTCAGCCAGTTGTGTTGACTTGTCTACATCCATCTACACACAGAGGAACCCTACTGACAAGGCCTACTTCATTGCCAAAGAGATACTGACCACGGAGAGGACGTATCTGAAAGACCTGGAGGTCATTACGGTGGTGAGTGCCATTCCGTGTCTGCAGGCATTGCTCAAGATTGAAGAGCATGTTGCAGAATGGTCAATTTTATGCGTCCCTGCTTTTTTCAGTGGTTCCGCAGCGCTGTGATTAAGGAGAACGCCATGCCCGAGGGCCTGATGAACCTGCTGTTCTCCAACATTGACCCCATCTACGAGTTCCATCGAGGGTTCCTCAAGGAGGTCGAGCAGAGGCTGGCTCTCtggtctgtctctcctctccataCGCATTCCAGAAAGGCAACGCATCCAAAGAAAACAGGACGGTGGGAAGAACCTAACGGCATAATGTTTGTTCTGTGTTATCACCAGGGAGGGGCGCTCTAACGCACACGCGAAAGGGGACCACCAGAGAATTGGCGACGTGATGCTGAGGAACATGTGTGCTCTGAAGGTAGGGCTGGAGTTGCAGAGGCACGGGCAGTTAAAGGGACTAGCAGACAGCTGTACCTCTGCTggacatttaatttgtttgataGAGACTTGACAAACCATGCACGATTAGTATACACTTATACTAGACTGCACCTATTTTACCTGGGCTGGGTAGTGTTCAACTTTGCTGTAGTTGAGTATTTCAGAAGTTAGCATTCATGCGTCTGGCACCCCATGCATTTGTCTCAGGAGTTCACCAGCTACCTGCAGAAGCACGATGAGGTGCTGACAGAACTGGAGAAAGCCACCAAGCGGCTGAAGAAGCTGGAGGCGGTCTACAaggagtttgagctgcagaagGTCTGCTACCTGCCCCTCAACACCTTCCTGCTCAAGCCCATCCAGCGCCTCATGCACTACAAGCTCATCCTGGAACGGCTGTGCAGACACTACCCCGCTACGCACAGCGACCACGAGGACTGCAAAGGTTAGTGTGtgcaaatacacgcacacacacacacacacacacacgtgcacatgcgcacacacacatgcaccgcATCCACGTCAACTGCAAGGATCATTGTGCTCGCACGTGTGCATACACTAGCAGCTCACTATGATTTTGCCAGGAAATGTATGGATAGTGTTGAGATGAATTACCTTGCAGTACTGACTGTCTGTTCATTTATCTAGGATATCTTCAGGCCACCCTCCTAGTTCTCTTCTTCCTTCCTCGGTATTaaatgtgtgcgtgggtgtatgtacgtgtatgtgcatgcatgttttcatgAATGTGACTGCCTTACAGAGGCCTTGAACGAGGTGACTGAGATGGCCACCCAGCTCCAGAGCAGCCTGATCCGGCTGGAGAACTTCCAGAAACTGACGGAGCTGCAGAGGGACTTGATTGGGGTCGAGAACCTCACTGACCCAGGGAGGGTGAGTCCAGCCCTATCCACAGCCTAACAGCCAGGAGGGAGGGCGTGATATACTATATTCCACCACAGCACAtccaggcattcagcagacaaaATAATCAATGTCCATCTGTCAAAGTTTCTGCCTTCACTACAGTACAGCCAttcttgttttctgtgcttGGTATGGTAAATGTTGTCACTTCCATATTTCTCATGGTTGTAACAACCACAGAATCCGAATGTGCGCCCTCCACTGGTGTGAAGTGTCACTACAGGAACACTCTGAAGCCGCAATGAGAATCTAAATTTGTATTTGGCGCCGTGTTCGTCTTGGGTTTGATTTTGGCTGAGTTTGGCTTCTTAGCAAGTACACACCCAGCTTAAGTGTGCGGAAATGCCAGATCCCCGATAGCTTTCTTTCCTTGTCCTCTCTCCTAATAGCCAGGGCCatatggctctttttttttttggatcttcGATCGGATATGGCAAACGTGCAAAATGCAAATTGGGGTTTTTCAACACAACAACTTGTGGgcatttgtttagttttttcttcttcttcctctttcactGTTTTTGGTGGGACCGAGTTAGTTTTCTCCAAAATGGGGTGTGACATTCACAATGACGCTTCAGTGACATGGTGGTCCGTAGACAGCGGCTGTTTCTCTAGGCAAGTCTAATGCCTCTCTGCTTCCCAGGAGTTTATCCGGGAGGGATGCCTGTACAAGTTGACAAAGAAGGGACTGCAACAGAGGATGTTTTTCCTGGTGAGTAAGCATTTAGAATCAAGAGTTTGTATCCGAACGGTCCCCTTCTGGACACCACTGGTTACATTGCGGCATTACTTTAATGGTCTTttaccaattttatttttgtcagttcTCAGACATGCTGCTGTACACCAGCAAAGGGGTGACTGCTACCAACCAGTTCAAAGTTCATGGCCAGCTGCCTCTTTACGGCATGATCGTGAGTACCAGCATGCTGTCTGTGTGACTCAGGCTACGCTTCATCTCACTGTGGTTCGTGTATCCCTCGTGTATGGATGTCTATGGGAAATTGGTTATTAGTCGAAATATTAACTAGTCATGGTGGTGCTTATTGAGAACAATAACCATGGGTTATATTGGTGAAagtgttttgagttttttgaCAAACTGGATGAATGGTCAATGGGTTATAATCATTACTGTGATAGGCCACACCCAATCTGAAATTAATTGGCTCACAGCTCCCTTAGGTATTGTCCAAGTATATATTTACCAAGTATAGATTGGTTAGGTACACTAAAGTACCAAGTTTGGTGGAAATTGAGCAAAATTAGCTAAAAGCCCATTATGGTGTGTTTGCACGCTCCTTTACATCCATGTTCATTTCATTCCAAGGAATATCCTGACCAATTTGTTGTGAATTGGACTATGGGTATTGGAGTTCTGGTTCTTACATGAAAGAGGCTTCTGTGTAACTTTTGATTATAGCGCCACCGTGTGGTCAATTAAGGCAATATTTGAGGGGGAGCTTtgtgtcacacatttgtgatgaGTGTGCCAAGTTTCAACTCTCTACAATTTACCATCTCACAGGTAATCAAGCAAATgtacagtgaaaaaaatataaataaaccataGGAAAATAATAGGGGATTAGCCCTATGTCTCTTTAGGACCAGGTTAGCAGACCCCTACTTCACATGCAGAAGGTGACAAGAACTATCATTACTCATTCACGGAATTGACTTTGTTTGTGTTAggcatgtatttttatgtagttACTTACATGAGGAAGAACTTGTCATTTTGTTGCCATTAGTGTGGATCATGTTACCCATTTTATGTGGATCCTGTTACCCACCTCTGAGGGACTGTCCCAAGCAAAGGACAAATAAGAGCCAGAATTGGATGGCTGTGTACAATGAGATTAAATCTTagctcaaattcaaatgttatACATTTGTTGGTATTTGAGATCCTGAGCCTTCGGGTAGCCATGTTGGATGTATTTGCCTATTCGGGAAGCTGGTAGACATTTTACATTCTGTCTTCTTTAATACCTGTGTCCCTCAGTTGTGTCAAAAAGTGTGGAGTGTAGTGTGCGGTATGTAGTGTGGAGTGGGGTGTAGGGTAGGGTGTAGGGTGGAGTGTGGGTGTAGTATGGATTGTAGCATGGGGTGTAGTGTGGGGTGTAGTGTGGgtttttgtatgtattgtgGTAGTAGTGCCTGGGGTTTTGTGCAGTTAATCAGCCCATCTCTGCTTCACTCCTGGCTGCAGCTCATAGTGCTGGACGCACCGGTGAGTACTCAGTGGCTTCCTGTTCAGTAGTCAGACCTAcagcacccctgcccccccacccctccccgtgCTTGTGTACAGTCCAGCGCACTGCTACATAACTGTTAGGTACAGGTACCACTGTGAGTCATAAGTGCTCTTCATGTGGAATCAATGAGGAAAGCAATTTGATAGTATGGTAGTTTGTGTagaaaacacacacgtgcacaaacacacacgcacatgtatacaatattttaggatttttaaaatgtatttctatttatacatttcataCCTAAGAAATACAATCTGCAGAGGGTTAGACCACGAGCAGCAAGGTCAGCTCTGTCAAACACCACAGCCACAATCAGCTgtgctggtcacatgacctactGTGTCCCCATCCCCAGGTAGAGGAAAGTGAGAATGAGTGGTCCGTGCCCCACTGCTTCACCATCTACTCTGCGCAGAGGACCATCGTGGTGGCCGCCAGGTGAGTGTGGATCTGAATCAGCCCCACGCCTCTGAACTTTCCATAGCCACTGATCTGTACAACTGCCCGGTAAACCAGTGTGAAGTTGCATGTACAATTTAGGTTGATTCGTATAGTTAGTATATTGCTCTCTGCTTTCAGCTCCAAAGCAGAGATGGGGAAGTGGATCCAGGACCTGAACATGGCAATTGACATGTCCAAGAAGTCCCATGAAAAATCTGATCTCCTCATGGACCCCAGCCTGTCCAATCGCTCTAACAGTaagaattcccccccccccccccacacacacaaacacccgtTATTTACGTCAGCTGCAGCGTTTGAGAACAGAACAGCTGAAGTAGAAAgtgctaaaatatatatttaaagtaatttaGGGAGAGTTTTAGAGGCAAAGCTGTCTTCGGTAATTTTATGACATATACAAGGTTGTAAaagaattccccccccccccacctgaagGTTAGTTTGCTGCTAAACCCCCCCCTGAAGGTTACCAACACCTGAAGGTTAGTTTACTGCtaaaccctccctcccccacctgaAGGTTAGTTTACagcttaaccccccccccccccccacctttgttgctgctcctcctctcacgtccacattttattatgaaaaattgGATGTCCTGCGGCACTTTTCTTTTCTGAGCTTGGACATTTTAAGGGGAGAAGAACCCTACAGCACAATCCTGCCTGCTGGGGGTTTTGTGTGGTGTTCACGGTGTGACAGTTCTCCTGACAGGTGCTGGTGGCGGAGGTAAATCCCTTCAGAAACGTGCGTGTTCCCCTTAGTTTATCCTGTCGTGACCTAGTTAATCCCCCTCCCacgccctccctcctccctctgcacctcctccccctcaccccctcctcgcCAGCAGGGTCGTCAGACGAGGTTTCTCTGGAGCAGGAGTCTGAGGATGACACGCACTCCTCCCGCGGTTCCCTGGACAAGCAGACACACCACCGTGCCAACACCACCATGCACGTGTGCTGGCACCGCAACACCAGTGTCTCCATGTCCGACCACAGCCTGGCCGTGGAggtacccctccctccctccctccctccctccctccctctcctcctccttctcttcctccgactcctccctttcctccccctctctgccagAGACACACTCCCCAGGCAGAGCACGCAATGATGACTTCTCTATCCTATGCGCACTTTTTCGACACACTTTTTGTCACCCGTTGATCGAGATGCTACCTAAAGTCTTTGATCTTTCGGATGTACGATAATTTTGCAAGAGTTCTCCTTTATTTACCTGTCAGTTTTGATGACCTCTGTCACCAGAACAACTGCATGTAAATGGACCACATTTTTGGTTTCTGTCTGTACAAGCGCTAGGTACTTGGACGGAGCTGAAAACAGTTACAGATTGATATGTAGAATTATTGACAGACGTAAAAGGTTGAGAGCTAGGCTGCTCTCTAGCTCCACCTTCTGGATTATGTGATTACTGCGTCCTGTGCTCATATGTTACCAAATTCCAGTAGTTGATATTGTGCGATCTATTTTGTCTTACCAAATGATTTAGCTGCTATTGCAGATCACATTCTGGTCTGTGTCTCTGGCTTCCAAAATCAGCCCCCCTTTATCCCCACAGTCCTGTCCCCTGCTTTACAACTCCGCTTCTGTTCAGCATTTTCCTTGCATTCTCAAATCTCTCCAGTGCTTGGGTGGGAGAGAATTCTCTTGCGCATTTAACAGCTATTTACTGGGAGTACTGTGCACTGAGTCTTACAACCGGTAATACTAGGGATAGACCGAGGCCGTAGAAATGTTTTGTCAAAAGAGTACTCGCAGACAGGAAggtatgtattttttctacCGCGGTCCTTTCCTGGTTTGCATGAAGAtacgttcattttttttcccttcttggCTAACAGCTCACCACCGGACCCTGGAAAGACACTGACCCATCTCGCTGTCGCCTTCTGCTAACTGCGCTAACACTCCttttgtctctgtctttctcctcctcctctctctctccccctctcgctctgtGTCTTTTCCATTCCCCTCTTCCACGATGCCCGTCTCTGCCGGCTCTCCTCAGTCTTCTGCTCTCCGGCCATTTCCCCAGAGCTGCCCCCGCGTTACCTCTTGGGTCAGGGCCAGCGGCCTAACACCATCACTCACGTGTGCTGGTACCGCAAccagaacctctctctctctgattacctgcgCATGAATCAGGTACACTTCTGGCCCCAGAGCTCCCTTTAACGGCTTTGCACCAGGCCCTCAGCTTTCTACTGTAACCTCTGCTATACCTCACTGCTGTGCTACTTTTGTGCCTCGTTTGTTTCCCAAGCGAGTGCTTTATCTGGTCAGTTGATTTCATCTTGTACTCCATGTAATGTCTCCGGCTCATTTCTGAATATTGAAATTAAAGAACATGCCTCGCTAAACCTTCCCTCAAACATTCACTCATTGAAGCTGGAAAAACGAACTGTACACAGTACAGCACTAAACTGTATTGTCTTGCAGTACATAGTCTCTTACCTAAATCTTCTCTACCTACCCACCTACCCCATCTCTTCCTGTCCTGTGTCTCCCTTCTCCAGAACCAACTATCCGGGTACCTCTTGAGGAAGTTCAAGAACAGCAACGGCTGGCAGAAGTTGTGGGTGGTCTTCACCAACTTCTGTCTGTTCTTCTACAAGACACACCAGGTACTGCACCTCGCACACCATAGCTCAGCCCAGCGGATCTGGAGCTTTGAACCAGCCCGCGCCCACTCACTCAGTTTTTGTTTATAGCCGTCTTTTTTTGTTGGGAAGCAGTGGCGGTTAGTCAGTCTGATTTCTATTGCCTTTGTGAAAGGACCTCATTAATAAAACTGAGATATCGACGTGCCTGCCGCGGACCGCCTGACTGAAGAAACAAGGTGCCGCTCGGCTCCGCGCTCCCCGCCTGTGATTTATAGGGGGCATAAAAGCACTCGCTGCGACTCTGAGGTGGCCTAAATACTTAACACTCGCTTATCTCCGAGACGAATGAGGCTCCCTCTCTGCTGGGGAGTACAGATGGCTTCCACTGGGCTTTTTTTGCGTAAGCAGTTGCtctgatttaaaaaagtgaaGGATGGTGGCTTTCAGCTCGCTGGGTGGGAAAAATAACCCCGCCGCGAGGCTATCTATCTTCATCCCTCCGACGCGGCGCGTCTCTGACTGTTTGCCTTCCCCCCGGATGTAGGACGACTTCCCCCTGGCCAGCCTTCCGCTGCTGGGCTACACGGTCAGCACCCCGGCTGAGACGGACAGTATACTTAAGGAGTACGTCTTCAAGCTTCAGTTCAAATCCCACGTCTACTTCTTCCGGGCAGAAAGCGAGTATACCTTTGAGAGGTAGGGAAAGCCCACCGTTGAATTTGTGGCTTCTGCATCCAGTATGTTTTTTGGAAgagcactttctttttttctgttatcttTGCCTTAGGTCCAAGCTGAAATGGGCTATGtaaacttttattattatttttttttacggtttAGAAATAATGCGCCCAATTCAACAATCAACTGTCAGGCAATAGACAGGACGAGTGCATTTAACTGGAGTCAATAtgttaagcatttaaaaatgttaaaacagtgATTCATTGCGATGGTGGTATAAGGGACTATGCCGTTGTTCCACAGGTGGATGGAGGTGATCAAGAGTGCAGCCAACGCTACTGGCCGAATGAGTATCCTCATCCCCAGGGACCCTCCAGAGATTAACGGCAACTGAGGGTCTCTGTAGGCGGAGCTTctggagatgggggtggggcctCACAGACTCCTGGGAGAaactatttttggtttttattatttattattattattattattattattattattattatttctgagaAAACGGCTCTCTCGTTGGTATTAGGTGTGGTTCAGTAACAGATTAAAAGACTGGAAGAagtcaacatgttttttttttaacgccaCCTGACTTGGAACTCCTAATTTCAGCAGTGCACCTGTTTCATTGCCGCTGCATCCACAGTTCTGTAGGCCGCTGCCCGTCTCTCGAGTCCTGAGTAATGCCTGCTGCCACCGTTTCTTTCCACTGCGCAGCTGTTGTACCTGAGGACTGCAACACGTTACACAGCTGGCGCAAGACAGACTGCGAGCACTGAATTCACAAGAggagtcatttttttgttgaaggACTGAAGTAAAATTGGGTAACATGCAAAAGTGAAGGACCCACACCCTGACAtacactggtgtgtgtggtgtgtgttacaCAGACCAGATCAAATGTTGCCAATTTGAAAAGACTGAAACCTCTGAAAGTTTACCTATACCACCTGTGGCAATTGACTGCAGTAAACAACTGAGAATTGCTTTGGAAACTGAAATGGGACCAGCTTTATAATAATCCtttaggaaaaaaagaaagccacaCGTTAAGTCAAAGAAGAGGTACATTTGCTCAGGGAAAGCATGGGGTATGGTGCCCTGAGCTGAAGTCTGTAAAAAGACCGAGGGGTGCACAAATCTCGACTCTAGTGTGAGGGGAAAGTGTAGCACTGAGGCACACTGTGCCGTGAGACACCGCATGTGGAAACAGTAGAGGGCTGACAGGACACCATGTCGGTGAGGACATTGGGAAATGCAGGGAAGCCGTACGTACGTCTGATGGAAGGTGAAGAGAGAGTAGCTGAGCAGAGAGCGTTTCTGACGTTGCCGTCGCACCTCTGGGGAAAAAGCCAGAGTTGGAGGGATTTTTGGCTTGGGatgggtgtgagggtgtgagggtggggcTGCATGTGGGCCTTACTTGGTGAACACTGCCGTTCAGACAGAGGTGTGAAGATAAAATGAGAGCAGGGCCTATTGAAGCAGTAATTTCTCAGACTGGTTTGGTAGTTAAACATTTATGGTCTGATTGGTATGTTATGTAGAGCATGACTTTGAAAGAGACTGACTTTAAAAGAAGTGATGTCGAACATTTTTAATGCTTGCTTTTATAACTAAGGCATTCTGAGAGTGTAATTTGTATGTTATTTATGACTATTCTGACTGAATACTGAGATGTATTAAAGATAAAACCTCAAACCACTGCTGTTAAAAGGAAGCAAATGCAGATTGTGCAGAAATATCCAAATGTACAAGTACAGAAATATTTGTTGAcctactattttttttattctgaattgtGACAGTACATGCTCAATGCCATTTCTGGGAgaatttgcttatttatttaagcagaGTCATTcaggaaaaaagtgaaatgaactAAAACCAAAAAAGATTGTTTAAAATCTACCACTAACAGGGTCATTCCCTCAGGCTAATCAAAGTGACCTTGTGTCCCCCCCTCCCTACTTATCACATTTGTGGGACTTCATTAACAGTgttgttgcatttaaaaaaaaactgtacaattgtttttttcattttcacttaaattttttattttcagcattgtaTTCAGTCATACTTACAATGGCCTAACTTAGTAGCCaggtttattgttttatttatttcagtctaACATACTGTTGGTCAACAAATGGTGAACATCCATTTATTGCCCAATGGAACATTGTTGGTGCACCAGAGGGGAGTTTGAAAGGAGAGTACGATGCATTTCAGTCAAAAGCAATTGGGGCAGGCTTAAAATCCATTTCTGGGGACTGGATACCCAAGAACTATGCTTTTCAACTGATGTGGCCATTATTCTCATTACTTATTGTATAACCGAAAATTTGACAGTGATCCTCAAAAGTGAGTGTTTCAATAGCTGTCTTTGGGGGGTCAGATTCCAGAGGAAGAGTACTTGGAGCTGCAGTTGGCTTTAGATGCTTTCACGTGATTGGTTGGGAGCTGTAAGAGCTTTCTGTAATTGCATGCAGTATTCTTTATGAAGGGCCTAGCAGTTACCTTAAGATGTATATCTATTCCATCCGTTATATTGTTTTCAAGACAGATTATTTGCGGTCAGTAAGTTTGAAGCTGTTGTGGCACATCTACTCATGAATAAtgatttagtttgttttttgtacaatattatatgttgcatttcttttttaaaactgcttttgcagtgtgtgtttaaataatgGCTAGTGCTTCATAGCACCAGTAGTATGCCAGGTCTACTCATGGGGCATACTGTGTTCGGTGACTGGGTTCTGTGATTTGTTGAAATCCACTATGCTTTTCTGTACCCATTCTGAACACACAACAAGGCAATTAGCCGTgcttaattgaaaaaataaagccaGTCCAAATGAGTTTGGTGCAGGCAAATTAACTACATTTAAACTGAATGGATTACACTTGAAAGAAGCATAAAGGTC
This is a stretch of genomic DNA from Anguilla rostrata isolate EN2019 chromosome 4, ASM1855537v3, whole genome shotgun sequence. It encodes these proteins:
- the farp2 gene encoding FERM, ARHGEF and pleckstrin domain-containing protein 2 isoform X2, with product MGEIEGSYRVLQTPGTRLGAQRNAGISTLEPGQNLSTAMARGKKGQGNGLHIRVQGLDEAQEFYDVETKADGQMLLSEVFKRCNLIESDYFGLEFMTMKMNWAWLEPMKLIVKQVRRPPNTTFRLSVKFFPPDPGQLQEENTRYLFALQVKRDLIEGRLICSDSTAALVASHLVQSEIGDYDDMADREFLKMNKVLPNQEALQDKIMELHRRHLGQTPAESDFQVLEIARKLEMYGVRFHPAADREGTKINLSVAHMGLQVFQGNTKINTFNWSKIRKLSFKRKKFLIKLHLDAHGPHQDTLEFRMPNRDQCKMFWKNCVEYHSFFRLFDQPQPKSKAILFSRGSSFRYSGRTQKQLVDFVRDNGSRRTPYQRRNSRIHMSSRSLMTDVPKKNLSFSESLRVGASPSSVNFSFHSLHASSAPPRMEPPNQPTHQQLPARPPSPPKEDPIKAAPPPHYAFQGSPTDSPQLSPFDSKSPLCLSPSFQMSTLSLPGQAPSPLQSPVLSEVGSARLEEEEEGRRKRNPTDKAYFIAKEILTTERTYLKDLEVITVWFRSAVIKENAMPEGLMNLLFSNIDPIYEFHRGFLKEVEQRLALWEGRSNAHAKGDHQRIGDVMLRNMCALKEFTSYLQKHDEVLTELEKATKRLKKLEAVYKEFELQKVCYLPLNTFLLKPIQRLMHYKLILERLCRHYPATHSDHEDCKEALNEVTEMATQLQSSLIRLENFQKLTELQRDLIGVENLTDPGREFIREGCLYKLTKKGLQQRMFFLFSDMLLYTSKGVTATNQFKVHGQLPLYGMILIVLDAPVEESENEWSVPHCFTIYSAQRTIVVAASSKAEMGKWIQDLNMAIDMSKKSHEKSDLLMDPSLSNRSNRSSDEVSLEQESEDDTHSSRGSLDKQTHHRANTTMHVCWHRNTSVSMSDHSLAVENQLSGYLLRKFKNSNGWQKLWVVFTNFCLFFYKTHQDDFPLASLPLLGYTVSTPAETDSILKEYVFKLQFKSHVYFFRAESEYTFERWMEVIKSAANATGRMSILIPRDPPEINGN
- the farp2 gene encoding FERM, ARHGEF and pleckstrin domain-containing protein 2 isoform X7; amino-acid sequence: MGEIEGSYRVLQTPGTRLGAQRNAGISTLEPGQNLSTAMARGKKGQGNGLHIRVQGLDEAQEFYDVETKADGQMLLSEVFKRCNLIESDYFGLEFMTMKMNWAWLEPMKLIVKQVRRPPNTTFRLSVKFFPPDPGQLQEENTRYLFALQVKRDLIEGRLICSDSTAALVASHLVQSEIGDYDDMADREFLKMNKVLPNQEALQDKIMELHRRHLGQTPAESDFQVLEIARKLEMYGVRFHPAADREGTKINLSVAHMGLQVFQGNTKINTFNWSKIRKLSFKRKKFLIKLHLDAHGPHQDTLEFRMPNRDQCKMFWKNCVEYHSFFRLFDQPQPKSKAILFSRGSSFRYSGRTQKQLVDFVRDNGSRRTPYQRRNSRIHMSSRSLMTDVPKKNLSFSESLRVGASPSSVNFSFHSLHASSAPPRMEPPNQPTHQQLPARPPSPPKEDPIKAAPPPHYAFQGSPTDSPQLSPFDSKSPLCLSPSFQMSTLSLPGQAPSPLQSPVLSEVGSARLEEEEEGRRKRNPTDKAYFIAKEILTTERTYLKDLEVITVWFRSAVIKENAMPEGLMNLLFSNIDPIYEFHRGFLKEVEQRLALWEGRSNAHAKGDHQRIGDVMLRNMCALKEFTSYLQKHDEVLTELEKATKRLKKLEAVYKEFELQKVCYLPLNTFLLKPIQRLMHYKLILERLCRHYPATHSDHEDCKEALNEVTEMATQLQSSLIRLENFQKLTELQRDLIGVENLTDPGREFIREGCLYKLTKKGLQQRMFFLFSDMLLYTSKGVTATNQFKVHGQLPLYGMILIVLDAPVEESENEWSVPHCFTIYSAQRTIVVAASSKAEMGKWIQDLNMAIDMSKKSHEKSDLLMDPSLSNRSNTGSSDEVSLEQESEDDTHSSRGSLDKQTHHRANTTMHVCWHRNTSVSMSDHSLAVESSALRPFPQSCPRVTSWVRASGLTPSLTCAGTATRTSLSLITCA